The genomic DNA TCAAGAAACTGGTATTTTCTTAGGCGCAGACTTCTCAACTAAGATGGAAAGTCTGATTGCTGAAGAAGAAATTCATGTGGCACACCCGGTGGTTTCCCAGCCGTTGCCACAAGAGGTTGAAAAATCTCCATTTATGAAGAAACTTAAAGCTTGGTTTGTGCCTATGACACAAGTCGCTGTTGCTGCGAGTGTGTGCTTAGTGGCCGTTTTAGGTGTTCAATCCTTTAACACTAAGTCTGTTTCTCCGGCCTCTACAGATACGCCGGTATTGCAAACATTACCTTTTAACAATGGTGTGCAAGAAGTGAGCTATAACGCACCTAGCAAAGATGTAATGACAGCCGAACAGCTTGAACAAAAAAATAAACGAATTGGTGCTATGTTGCAAAGTTATGAATTACAACGTCGAGTTTACGCGGATTCCATAAATTTGGGACAAGACCACAATAAATGATATATACTTCGGTATGACTGTTTTTCGTAGAATTCACCACCATCTTTTGGTGGTGAATTTGTTTATTGAGAGTTTGCCAATGTTAAAAACATTTCTAAAAAACACCGCACTTTTCTTATTGTTGATCTGTTCATTTTCCTCTTTGGCGGAAGAAACACTCTCGCCAAAACAGCTTTTACAGGAGATGAAAAAAGCCTCCGATCAATTAAATTATGAATTTTCTTTCATTCAAACCACGCCTTCCAATATGGATTCTTTGCGTTATCGCCACTTTAAAGCAGATGGAAAAACCTATGCTCAGTTGGTGACGCTTGATGGTGCACAACAGGAAATTGTTCAGCGGGATGATTTAATCAGCTATTTCCAGGCGAACTATCAGCCTTTTACTATTAATGGCGAAGGTATTATTGATAATTTGCCGCCATTGTTGCAGAGCAATTTCAGCGCACTAGAAAAATATTATGACTTTGTGTATATCGGCCGTAATCGTGTGGCAGATCGTGTTGTACAAACTATTCGAATTTTGCCGAAAGATGACTTTCGTTATCAATACTTAGTTTTTATTGATGAAGAAAACCATTTGTTACTTCGCAGCGATATGTTGGATAGTGATGGTAATTTATTAGATCAGTTCCGTGTAGTGAATTTATATATCGGTGATGGTTTGTCCGGTTTGGTTGAATATTTGAATCATGTTACTATACCGCCATTACTGTTGGATAAAAAAGCCAATAAAACGCCTTCATTTAGTTGGCAGCCCGGTTGGTTGCCGAATGGATTCAAGTTAGTTAATCATAGCATTGAAACTGATTCAGGAGAGAAAATCGAGTCACAGCTTTATAGTGATGGTTTATTTTCTTTCACCCTATATGTTTCTGCAAAAATTGCTGATACTGATAAACAAGATAGCACTTGGCGTCAGGGCGCTTACACGATTTATAGCGAAAGTGTGGATAACAAAGAAGTGACGATTATCGGTCAGGTACCAATTTCCACAGCAAAACGTATAGTGCAGGATATTAAGCTGAGAAAATAGTAAGCAGGTTGCCATGTTGACAGAAAGTGCGGTGGTTATTGAATATGAGTCCGGTCGGGCAAAAGTAAAATGCCAAGCTCAGAGTGCTTGCGGAGCCTGCTCGGCAAAGTCTGCCTGTGGCACTTCTGCCTTGTCGGACCTTGCTGGTACAGGTGCCCGTGGTGAGCATATTTTTACCGTTGAAACCATCACGCCGCTGAAAGTGGGACAACGGGTAGAAATCGGATTATCGGAACATTCGTTGATTAAATCTGCGTTGGTGGTGTATTGCGTGCCGTTATTTACTTTGTTGTTTAGCACATGGTTATTTGACGGGGTGTTTGATCACGAGTTAGTCAGCGTTATTTTTATCTTTTTGGCGACTGCACTTTCATTTTTTGCGGTGCGTTGGTATGCCAAAAAACTTAATCATAAATCCACTTATCAACCCGTATTATTACGGGTTTTATAACTTCGACAACGGATTCCTTTTCTGGTTTAGGTTGGTATATAATCAGACCCATTCAACCCTCTCTAAGGATCATTTATGCTCCCCATGCTCGGCATTACCGGCCACAGTGGTAGTGGCAAAACCACATTATTAGAAAAGCTTTTACCTGCATTACAACAGCGAAATTTACGCCCTGCGGTCATTAAACATAGCCATCATAACGCGCAAATTGACAAAGAAGGCAAGGATAGTTGGCGTATGAAAGAGGCGGGATCTGCACAAGTGATTATGACGTGTGATCAACGTTGGGCGTTGATGACAGAAACACCGCAAAGTGCGTCTCTAGCTTATTTGGCACAACAATTTGATGCCACGTTAACCGATTTTGTGTTGGTCGAAGGCTTTAAGCAGGAACCGATTGAAAAAATTCTACTGCACCGCCGAGATATGACGAAGCCATTGCCTGTGATTGATGATCATGTATTAGCAGTGGCAACTGATTATCCGTTAGACTGCGACAAACCAGTTTTAGATATAAATCATATCGACCAAGTTGCTGAGTTTATCGTGACTTGGTATCAACAAAAGTGCGGTTAAAATTAAGAGTATTTTTATGAGTGAGCGTCAGAATTATCGTAACTTAGCTTGGATTGCTGCTATAGCGTTATTTATGCAATCTCTTGATGCCACTATTCTAAACACTGCCTTGCCTGCTATCTCCGCCAGCCTGAATGAATCGCCATTAGAAATGCAAATGACAATTATCAGTTATGCTCTCACCGTCGCGTTATTCATTCCACTTACCGGCTGGGTGGCGGACAAATATGGCACACTAAACGTCTTTCGTGTTGCTGTCGGCATTTTTGTGTTGGGTTCTGTTGCCTGCGCTATGGCAAATTCATTAAATGCTTTGATTTTGTCTCGTATTTTGCAAGGCTTCGGTGGTGCATTAATGATGCCTGTGGCGCGTTTGGCAATTATTCGTCATGTGCCGAAAACTCAATTAGTCGCTGCATGGAACGCCATGGCAATGGCTGGGCTTATCGGCCCGGTGATGGGGCCTATTGTTGGTGGCTGGTTAGTGACACATGCCACTTGGCATTGGATTTTCTTAATTAATATTCCTATTGGCTTACTAGGCATCTGGTTTGCGGGGCGTTATATGCCGAACAGCACAGGCAAAATTAATAAATTGGATTGGTTTGGTTTCGTATTGTTTGCTAGCGGATTGGCAGGCGTTACTCTTGGTTTGGATTTACTTTCGGAAGATAGGGTTAGTCAATGGAGCACCGCTCTTATTTTGCTCATTGGGGTTCTCAGTTTTGTTGTTTATTGTTTCTATGCACAGCGCGTACAAACCCCCTTATTACCACTAAATTTATTTACTGTTCGAACCTTTCGCGTAGGTATTATTGCTAATGTTTTTATTCGTTTAACCGGCTCCGGTATCCCCTTTCTCATGCCCTTAATGTTACAACTTGTATTTCATTACAGTGCCGAAATTGCCGGTTGGTTATTGGCACCTATTGCACTTAGCTCCATTGTCACTAAATCCTTTGCCAGCAAAATTTTGTCGCGTTTTGGCTACAAAACAACGCTAATTTTCACCGCACTTTCTATGACAATTGCTATTGCGACCATGAGTCTGCTTAATCAACAAACGTCATTATTGCTGCTTATCTGCATCTTGGCATGGTACGGTAGTTGTATGTCTATTATCTTCACCGCCGTCAATACCTTGACTATCAGTGAGTTAAGTGACCAAAATGCGAGTGCCGGCTCCACCTACCTCAGTGTAATCCAACAAGTCGGTATTAGCGTGGGTATCGCTGTCTCTGCCGTGATTCTCGATATTTACCGTCATGTTATCGGCCAACAAGGTGACCAATTACAACAAGCCTTCAACTACACTTTCCTCACCTCTGCGCTATTTGGCATCCTGTTGTTATGGGTTCTGAGCTATCTTAAAAAGGAAGATGGTGCGGGAAATTTTCATCGAAAATAGGTACAAAAGTTATCGTGATAGGTTGCTGAAAAATAAAGAATTAGGGAAAGGTTATTCCTCTATTAAATGCCTTGATATTATTTGTTCATCCTTTCTTAAATAAAGTAACGAGTATCCCATTATGGGAAATACTGTATAAATAGATTTATCAACGTTATCTCAAACATCTAAAGATGTAATATTCCACATAAAATGAATCGATTATTTTGCTGTCTTACTTGAATCGCTCCAGCTTTTGCGCTAAAGTTCGCATCAATTTCCAAAAGGAAGATCGTCGTTTCCGGTGAGGCGGCAGGACTTCAAATCCTGTTGAGGCTGCCAGCAGTCTCGGGTAGGTTCAACTCCTACGATCTTCCGCCAGTAAATCCTTTCTAATCAAAATAATAAAAAAAATCACCGCACTTTTGTTGTAAATAAGCAGTTTTTAAACCCAACTTTATTTCTCTTCCATGTTCAGTAATTGTTCAATAAGCCTTTTGGATTGATTGAGGGATGTTATTTGTTCATGGATATCCGTGAGTCTAGTTTTTAGTTTGCTTCGCAAGCTATCACAAAAATGTTGTGGTTTTTCGTTGAGGCAAGTTCGTAACAGCGCAATATCTTTCAACGCCAATCCTGCGTGATTGAGTAAAATTACTTTTTTCACATAATCAATATCTTGCTTGTCATAACTTCGGTATCCATTAGCATTGCGTAATGGATTGATTAAGTTAAATTTTTCATAAAAACGTATCATGCGAACGCTACTGCCACAGGCTTTGGCGAATTCTCCGATTTTCATTGTTCCTCCTGCTTGACCCTAACATTGTGTCACACTTTATATTATAGCGGTTTAAGTACACAAGGAGGATTTATGAATAGACGACAATTTTGTTATTTAAGTCTTGGTGCAGGGGCGGTAGTAAGTAGTATGGCATTTGGCCAGAGTTCCTCAGCGACGCAACAGTATAAAGTTTTTATTATTCATGGTTATGGCGCGACGCCGCAGGATCATTGGTTTCCTTGGTTGAAACAGCAAACATCACAATACGAGATTTCGACCGTTATGATTCCTTTCCCAAATAGCGAACATCCCGATTTTGAGCGTTGGCAGCAAACGTTACGAGATTATGTCGGTATGCCTGATGAGCGTTGTATTTTTGTTGCTCATAGCTTGGGAACGATTAGTTTATTGCATTATTTGAGCGTGATGTGTCCTAAGCGAATTGGAGGAATGATTCTAGTAGCCGGTTTTGCCGGGCGGATTCCGGGACTGGCAACAATTAATGATTTTAATATTGATGCCTACGTTGATCGAACAACAATTGATTTTGCTGCAATTCAAACCATGACGTCGAAAATTTACTGCGTTATTAGTGACGATGATTACATTGTGGTGCCGAAAAGTAGCCATTTATTGGCACAACAACTACACGCGCAAATTATTAATGTGGAAAAGGGCGGACACTTTTTGGCGACGGATGGCTTTACTCAATTACCACAAGCATGGTTGGCACTTAAACAATGCATACAATAATTTCATAGGAGGGATGATGTTTAAGATCATTATGCTAATTACTAAAAAAGCGTCTCTATCGACAACTGAATTTACTCGGTTATGGCGATTACATTCCCAAAAAGTCGAGGATTTTAAGGAAGTATTGAGAATTCAGCGTTATTGTAAAACCGTTCCATTAACCGGTGGGAATCAACTGAGTACGCAAAGGGAAACGCTACCTTTTAAGTTCGATGCTATGGGCGAATTATGGTATGGTTGCAAAGATGATTTTTTGCGTACCAGAGATTCAGAGGAAGGCAGAAGGGTTTTAGCTATTCTTAAGGAAGACGAAAAACGCTTTGTGGATTTGTCTAATTCCGTTATGTGGCTGGGTGAGGAAGAACAAGTGCTTTAAACAAAAGTGCGGTCAGAAAAACACTTAAATTTCTGACCGCACTTTTTCCTTTATATGGATTAACGACGAGGTAAATAACGGGTTGGATCGACCGATTTACCTTTGTAGCGAATTTCAAAGTGAAGTTTTACGCCGTTGGTACCGGTGCTGCCCATTTTGGCAATTTGTTGACCGGCTTTCACTTCCTGTTGGTCTTTCACTAAGATGCTGTCATTGTGGGCGTAGGCACTGAGGAAGTCATCGTTGTGTTTGATGATGATCAGATTTCCGTAGCCACGTAACGCATTGCCCGCGTAAACTACACGACCGCCGGCAGCCGCGTTAACCGCTTGTCCGCGTGAACCGCTGATGTCGATACCTTTATTGCCGCCATCAGAGTTTGAGAAACCTTGGATAACGTTACCGTTGGTCGGCCAACGCCAAGCGACGTTAGAGACGGCCGGCGCGGTTTCTGTTGGTGTTACTTGGCCTGTGGTCGGTTGTTGCACCTGTGTCGTCAATGGCGCATTAGACGGCGATGTACCGCCTACACCGGCTTTGATCGGACCGGTAATGGTACCATCAGAGCCATATTGTGTACCGTTAGCGCCTGGAGTATAGGTAATCGTTGGTTCGGTTGCGCCCGGTTGAGTCGTTGCTTGCATAGGCTGAACCGGCGTGGTTTTTGCCGTCGGTTGTGGGGTGGCAGAGCGTCCGTTAGACACCTTTAAGGTTTGCCCCACGCTTAGACTATATGGCTCTTTCATGTTATTTAACGCGGCCAACTCTTTTACATCTAAGCCGGAAATATAAGCAATGAGGAACATGGTATCGCCTTTACGTACGGTATAAGTTTCCCCTTTATAGAAGCCTTTGTTAATTTGGGTATAATCCGGCGCGTTAGTGGTTGGGTTACGCGGGATGGTAAAATCCTGTGAAGCCTGCTGAGGGTGTGTTTGTGCCACAGGTTGTGGTTGCATCTGTTGCACTGGCTGTTGTACCGGTTGTGGTTGTTGATAGGTCGGCTGGAAATTTGGTTGTGGTGTGGATTGTGCACCGGTACCTTGCATATTGCCACCTTGTTGCATTGGGCCATTCATGGAATTCGGTACATTACTTTGAGTAATTTGCGGTTCCCAGGTGGCATTGCCACCATCGGAACTACCGTCCACTGCCTGCATCATGCCCGGAGAAAGTGTGCCGTCGGCGTTTTCTACCGGTGCCGGTGAGTTTGAGCTACAAGCTGCAAGTACAGCGAGCGTTATTGGTAAAAGTAAAAAAGATTTTTTCATTTTTTTGATTCCTTAATTATTTCATATTCGTTGGCATACTATGTTGTTGGATTTCAGGCATCCAGCTCCCCCCTGCGATTGCACCTGTGCCTTCTACCGGTTGCATAATCCCCGGTGGAAGTTCATTTTCATCTTTTGGCGCGTCTTGCGAAGAACAGGCCGCGAGCGTTAACATCATAGACAATAACAAAATCAGTTTATTCATTTGATCACCTTGCTTAACGTAGAATTAAATAAGCGATGACGGCTAAAACAACCACCGCCCATCCAATAATTTCAATAGATTTGCGTAATTTCGCCGCAAATTTTTCACCACCCCAAGCGGCTAATTTCGCGACTAAGATAAATCGTGCTGCGCGAGAGATAAAGGCGGTGAGAACAAACGGCAGAAATGCCATGTGCATCACGCCGGCGCAAATGGTAAATACCTTATAAGGAATTGGCGAAAACCCTGCCACAAACACTACCAAAATGCCCCATTTTTCAAACCAGTGAATCGCCGTTTGCCAATGTTCTTGATAACCCCATTGCGTAATGTATTGTTCTACCAAGTCAAAGGCGTAATAACCCAATGCGTAGCCAATCATGCCACCCAAGACGGAGGCAATAGCTGTTAACCAGGCGAATTTCATTGCGCTTTGTGGCTTTGACATAGACATTGGAATTAACATCACGTCGGGTGGAATGGGGAAAAAAATGGCTTCGATAAAACTCACGAAAGATAACCAAAAAGGTGCGAAACGATGTTTCGACCAAATCATGGTTTTATCATACATTGCACCAAACAGGTTCATTTCGCTTCCCTAATTTCAAAAATCTGCATTATTCACTTTCTAACCAATGTTGTAAAGCGCTGATTGACTGGTGTGCAGTCATGTCTACTTGAATCGGCGTGATGGAAACATAGCCGTTTTTTACCGCATGAAAATCGGTGCCTTCGCTTTCATATTCAGGCAATCCGCTTAGGCCTATCCAATAAATATCTTCATCACGTGGGCTTTTTTGTTTAATCACTTCAGCAGCTGAGGAGCGATAGCCCAAGTGGCAGACTTTGATACCTTTGAGTTCTTCGTAAGGCACATCCGGCACGTTAATGTTCAAAATTTGATGTTTACCCAATAATTGCGAATGCAATTTAGGGACTAAATCGCACACCACGCGGGCCGCCGTTTCAAAGTGCTGGCGGCCATCGAGCGACACAGCAATGGCCGGTAAGCCTAAATGGCGCCCTTCAAAGGCAGCAGCTACGGTGCCGGAGTACAAAACGTCATCGCCTAAATTGGCTCCGGCGTTAATGCCGGAAACCACTAAATCCATGCGTCCGGAAAGAAAACCGTTGAGCGCAATATGCACGCAATCGGCCGGCGTGCCGTTGACGCAATAGTCGCCGCTTTCCAAACGTAACGGTTGGAGTGGCTTAATTAAGGTTAGTGAGCTGGAAGCCGCGCTGCGATTGCTGTCCGGTGCCACAATAGTGACATTGGCGATATTGCGTAGTGCTTGTGCCATTACACGGATACCCGGCGCGTGAATGCCGTCATCGTTACTTAATAAAATATTCATGTTTTTCCTATTTTTCTTCTTGTTATTCGTCGGCGATGTTTACCAGCTCGCGCGCTAAAGCGGTGGCATAACTGCCTGCTGGTAAATAAAATTTCAAACGTAAGCCGTTTGGTTCAAATTGCCATTGGAATTGCTGTGGCTGCATTAATATTGGGCGCCGTGCCGCTTTCATGCGTTCTTGTCGCATTAAATCAAACAATGCTTGATGTTGGGCGAAAATTTCATTTTCAAAATCGACCGCACTTTTATCTTCTTCGCCGATAAGTGGCGCGGTGAGTAAAATATCCTGCTGTATCAAGCGTTGTTGCAGTTGTGTTAAATCTTCCGATGCGTCCGCCACAAACCAACTGTGCGAGCCGTTAAGTTGCAAAACATCTCCATTTAAGACCTGCTGAGCCAAGCCAAGTTCAATACGCTTGGCCACAATAAGGTTGAAAACCTCACTGCGTGCAGCAGAAAGATAGAAGCTACGTTTATTGCGATCTTTTACTTTAATTTCGCCATTTGCCCAGC from Aggregatibacter aphrophilus ATCC 33389 includes the following:
- a CDS encoding sigma-E factor negative regulatory protein, whose product is MQKELLSAYIDGEEVSTEFTDQLCQDADLQESWANFHTIRAVMRQETGIFLGADFSTKMESLIAEEEIHVAHPVVSQPLPQEVEKSPFMKKLKAWFVPMTQVAVAASVCLVAVLGVQSFNTKSVSPASTDTPVLQTLPFNNGVQEVSYNAPSKDVMTAEQLEQKNKRIGAMLQSYELQRRVYADSINLGQDHNK
- the rseB gene encoding sigma-E factor regulatory protein RseB — translated: MLKTFLKNTALFLLLICSFSSLAEETLSPKQLLQEMKKASDQLNYEFSFIQTTPSNMDSLRYRHFKADGKTYAQLVTLDGAQQEIVQRDDLISYFQANYQPFTINGEGIIDNLPPLLQSNFSALEKYYDFVYIGRNRVADRVVQTIRILPKDDFRYQYLVFIDEENHLLLRSDMLDSDGNLLDQFRVVNLYIGDGLSGLVEYLNHVTIPPLLLDKKANKTPSFSWQPGWLPNGFKLVNHSIETDSGEKIESQLYSDGLFSFTLYVSAKIADTDKQDSTWRQGAYTIYSESVDNKEVTIIGQVPISTAKRIVQDIKLRK
- a CDS encoding SoxR reducing system RseC family protein, producing the protein MLTESAVVIEYESGRAKVKCQAQSACGACSAKSACGTSALSDLAGTGARGEHIFTVETITPLKVGQRVEIGLSEHSLIKSALVVYCVPLFTLLFSTWLFDGVFDHELVSVIFIFLATALSFFAVRWYAKKLNHKSTYQPVLLRVL
- the mobB gene encoding molybdopterin-guanine dinucleotide biosynthesis protein MobB, which produces MLPMLGITGHSGSGKTTLLEKLLPALQQRNLRPAVIKHSHHNAQIDKEGKDSWRMKEAGSAQVIMTCDQRWALMTETPQSASLAYLAQQFDATLTDFVLVEGFKQEPIEKILLHRRDMTKPLPVIDDHVLAVATDYPLDCDKPVLDINHIDQVAEFIVTWYQQKCG
- a CDS encoding DHA2 family efflux MFS transporter permease subunit, which codes for MSERQNYRNLAWIAAIALFMQSLDATILNTALPAISASLNESPLEMQMTIISYALTVALFIPLTGWVADKYGTLNVFRVAVGIFVLGSVACAMANSLNALILSRILQGFGGALMMPVARLAIIRHVPKTQLVAAWNAMAMAGLIGPVMGPIVGGWLVTHATWHWIFLINIPIGLLGIWFAGRYMPNSTGKINKLDWFGFVLFASGLAGVTLGLDLLSEDRVSQWSTALILLIGVLSFVVYCFYAQRVQTPLLPLNLFTVRTFRVGIIANVFIRLTGSGIPFLMPLMLQLVFHYSAEIAGWLLAPIALSSIVTKSFASKILSRFGYKTTLIFTALSMTIAIATMSLLNQQTSLLLLICILAWYGSCMSIIFTAVNTLTISELSDQNASAGSTYLSVIQQVGISVGIAVSAVILDIYRHVIGQQGDQLQQAFNYTFLTSALFGILLLWVLSYLKKEDGAGNFHRK
- a CDS encoding MerR family transcriptional regulator, which encodes MKIGEFAKACGSSVRMIRFYEKFNLINPLRNANGYRSYDKQDIDYVKKVILLNHAGLALKDIALLRTCLNEKPQHFCDSLRSKLKTRLTDIHEQITSLNQSKRLIEQLLNMEEK
- a CDS encoding RBBP9/YdeN family alpha/beta hydrolase; its protein translation is MNRRQFCYLSLGAGAVVSSMAFGQSSSATQQYKVFIIHGYGATPQDHWFPWLKQQTSQYEISTVMIPFPNSEHPDFERWQQTLRDYVGMPDERCIFVAHSLGTISLLHYLSVMCPKRIGGMILVAGFAGRIPGLATINDFNIDAYVDRTTIDFAAIQTMTSKIYCVISDDDYIVVPKSSHLLAQQLHAQIINVEKGGHFLATDGFTQLPQAWLALKQCIQ
- a CDS encoding EthD domain-containing protein; translation: MFKIIMLITKKASLSTTEFTRLWRLHSQKVEDFKEVLRIQRYCKTVPLTGGNQLSTQRETLPFKFDAMGELWYGCKDDFLRTRDSEEGRRVLAILKEDEKRFVDLSNSVMWLGEEEQVL
- the nlpD gene encoding murein hydrolase activator NlpD, encoding MKKSFLLLPITLAVLAACSSNSPAPVENADGTLSPGMMQAVDGSSDGGNATWEPQITQSNVPNSMNGPMQQGGNMQGTGAQSTPQPNFQPTYQQPQPVQQPVQQMQPQPVAQTHPQQASQDFTIPRNPTTNAPDYTQINKGFYKGETYTVRKGDTMFLIAYISGLDVKELAALNNMKEPYSLSVGQTLKVSNGRSATPQPTAKTTPVQPMQATTQPGATEPTITYTPGANGTQYGSDGTITGPIKAGVGGTSPSNAPLTTQVQQPTTGQVTPTETAPAVSNVAWRWPTNGNVIQGFSNSDGGNKGIDISGSRGQAVNAAAGGRVVYAGNALRGYGNLIIIKHNDDFLSAYAHNDSILVKDQQEVKAGQQIAKMGSTGTNGVKLHFEIRYKGKSVDPTRYLPRR
- a CDS encoding YqaA family protein — encoded protein: MNLFGAMYDKTMIWSKHRFAPFWLSFVSFIEAIFFPIPPDVMLIPMSMSKPQSAMKFAWLTAIASVLGGMIGYALGYYAFDLVEQYITQWGYQEHWQTAIHWFEKWGILVVFVAGFSPIPYKVFTICAGVMHMAFLPFVLTAFISRAARFILVAKLAAWGGEKFAAKLRKSIEIIGWAVVVLAVIAYLILR
- the surE gene encoding 5'/3'-nucleotidase SurE; its protein translation is MNILLSNDDGIHAPGIRVMAQALRNIANVTIVAPDSNRSAASSSLTLIKPLQPLRLESGDYCVNGTPADCVHIALNGFLSGRMDLVVSGINAGANLGDDVLYSGTVAAAFEGRHLGLPAIAVSLDGRQHFETAARVVCDLVPKLHSQLLGKHQILNINVPDVPYEELKGIKVCHLGYRSSAAEVIKQKSPRDEDIYWIGLSGLPEYESEGTDFHAVKNGYVSITPIQVDMTAHQSISALQHWLESE